The following are encoded together in the Osmia lignaria lignaria isolate PbOS001 chromosome 6, iyOsmLign1, whole genome shotgun sequence genome:
- the LOC117601331 gene encoding uncharacterized protein LOC117601331 isoform X3 — translation MNALTAGIVCGNGERVGADKGAAVMEDPQTPGSDCNSNPATDSIQHDLISSEFVQDNVEYQWFIDYGYRDGGLHVHPSVLSSLSASYTREDLGYYDDLARNLDANLAEIDMESFRTADIHTLLTALPVMCTDPVQHSEFNYQRERYASISGSVMEKLDIGSSISPHTSSQGEDSACSTTDTISICKSSLLFSPLKETPVLPPGGSYSVDSLDCEDMLLTCQTNNKDNYTIAFEGSITMYSDGSQDFENQEKQKTYETGEPYYNRNTDLKNVLDVSMACSDSKIYTTWSNLKHSSMNKIMTRHPSGNNNTIPEFLHGVENIISGTTKRSQSLPDLTQATQLQHINMPLNFSVDSAESNNHAQQLHSSGSVMSRSINEESSDNGEHNATGKKLQNLSLVKLFMKQKSMSAEGMSLTLDQSDSVSDNGWPTSNSASDSGTNTNTQIQRQDVKDTTKRQVPESDFSINWVKGDLYNNQELENQKDNLNNIPKHSSMISEQKDEMSSASVEELSESMSKSDLTHDNDNDQNDFDVACEHQQKTAWIKSVEKKYPICKTTGIQAIAETGDNAVQTSLIYTPPTTEKENPSLRETIVNKKPVYVVYPNYALPDLSFLNIKDSKLDNVALKPQGFGKNKVSWKHTGRSGRPFSCNDIDALRQRGFSHVKDWESLTFLLPTEYKKILHDVPEVSRYININEEVKKPLFCLSPPMRHKARPISEIIPNNSSSTSSTATQPSSGYRGSSTILTDSSTNQQTLNNATNPLYLYRYDSISSEASLVGNDKKIHRQINKAKTSCPSLPKRSISLPHGDRESEFSNGKVPPRPPLPRSILRKSKVPASKRYSMFEMGDVEEIEDQSPEVNKRMSLQEPYYMNNDLPLACRGRIVDSEKDVDETEERYHTERINEVANTGDVETENFEHNEDDVRQLEEFLKRSGFSSQSSDGDTENPDVKLRSYVRKFLSLKMNKDITKATDMIESQKKTVSFAVHQRKKCLDNKTNNLNTVTNEQSKEPALVEERRDTSPDSKLLDLDEKRKMILSANKAVDLLLKYWNSESTHSRSNYSDKNECAQICLSNLCPALYAIMSDELKPHLNSTFGPITNSVWQVVEASSQQGPLTKTLNELVQKINGEDVITEGMLKFHAFVFGLLNLRALDAWFAYLCTRESILRKHYNSNSLFVAALANSNAREVVDALLYILNPLAFCPFQLDLLYQYRQLHNSFGNLNNHNVNAVNFRNVDRSPKEHHFDKTDTCAMVSSPRKIRPRSCVAYGNYDDKSGDMHKPDMEIVKKRLSNPIGSKVFRALDKLASEDSEDYTDSLEHSPLNRASNRHPVSTKPHGQDKIDDDDNMPGEAKFRKLQEKWELMVGKEESKNQPAMSSPLSPTRTPTSLGKSKIPRLLTSPVKQSNAISGPSKNTKSPVSGIPSLKKPVMLPMTKTTPKKPVEVKSKDVTKRTSRVDQEVVGTTRIHLTRPSSLPYKSYGVMSKEKNLVSPQRRAASTSLPRPTTATTTTRNTTKKRLKEVRTLTHRMRSENGHLAFGEGEKLKVLLEVNSKWLLCARGDAKGLVPRMCVHYIQT, via the exons TCAGCATTCAGAG TTTAACTATCAAAGGGAACGATATGCCAGTATATCTGGATCTGTCATGGAAAAACTTGACATCGGTTCATCTATCAGCCCTCATACCAGCAGCCAG GGAGAAGATTCAGCCTGTTCAACAACAGATACAATTTCTATATGCAAATCATCATTGCTTTTTTCCCCTCTGAAAGAGACACCCGTACTACCACCGGGAGGTAGTTACAGTGTTGACTCTCTGGACTGCGAGGACATGCTGCTCACGTGTCAAACAAACAATAAAGACAATTATACTATTGCTTTTGAGGGTAGTATCACCATGTATTCAGATGGTTCTCAAGATTTTGAAAATCAAG aaaagcaaaagacTTATGAAACAGGAGAACCATATTATAATCGGAATACCGATCTGAAAAATGTGTTGGACGTATCAATGGCATGTTCTGATTCTAAAATATATACAACATGGAGCAATTTGAAACATTCTTCTATGAACAAAATCATGACTCGTCATCCTTCAGGCAATAATAATACAATTCCAGAATTTTTGCACGgcgttgaaaatataatatctgGAACAACTAAAAGGAGTCAGAGTCTGCCTGATCTAACACAGGCTACGCAATTACAACACATTAATATGCCTCTCAATTTTTCT GTTGATTCTGCAGAATCAAATAATCATGCACAACAATTACATAGTTCGGGATCTGTAATGAGTCGGTCTATAAACGAAGAAAGTTCAGACAATGGGGAACATAATGCAACAGGAAAGAAATTACAGAATTTAAGTCTCgtcaaattatttatgaaacaaaaGAGTATGAGCGCCGAAGGAATGAGTCTTACATTGGATCAGTCAGACTCTGTTAGTGATAATGGATGGCCTACGAGCAACAGTGCTAGCGATAGTGGTACTAATACAAATACACAAATACAACGGCAAGATGTAAAGGATACGACTAAACGTCAAGTTCCAGAAAGcgatttttctattaattggGTTAAAGGTGATCTTTATAATAATCAAGAATTAGAGAATCAAAAGgataatttaaataacattcCAAAACACTCGTCAATGATAAGCGAGCAAAAGGATGAGATGTCATCAGCGTCTGTGGAAGAATTATCAGAAAGTATGTCTAAATCGGATTTAACGCACGATAACGATAATGATCAAAACGACTTCGATGTTGCTTGTGAACATCAGCAAAAAACAGCGTGGATTAAATCTGTGGAGAAAAAGTATCCGATTTGTAAAACAACTGGGATTCAAGCAATAGCTGAAACGGGCGATAATGCTGTTCAAACATCTTTAATATATACACCGCCTAcgacagaaaaagaaaatccttcTTTAAGAGAAACGATCGTTAACAAAAAGCCGGTTTATGTTGTATATCCGAATTACGCATTGCCCGATTTATCGTTTCTCAATATTAAAGATTCAAAGTTGGACAACGTTGCGTTAAAACCGCAGGGCTTTGGAAAGAACAAAGTCAGTTGGAAACATACTGGTAGATCTGGTAGACCGTTCTCCTGCAATGACATAGACGCGTTACGTCAACGTGGATTTTCACACGTTAAAGACTGGGAGTCATTGACATTCCTTTTGCCTACCGAGTACAAGAAAATTTTGCACGATGTACCAGAAGTTTCAAGGTACATCAATATTAACGAAGAGGTTAAAAAGCCTCTTTTCTGTTTATCACCTCCGATGCGTCACAAAGCTCGACCTATAAGTGAAATAATACCAAATAATTCATCTTCTACTAGTAGCACCGCAACGCAGCCATCGTCTGGATATCGTGGATCGTCTACAATATTAACTGATTCTTCAACAAATCAACAAACATTAAATAACGCAACTAATCCACTATATCTTTACCGTTATGATAGTATTAGCTCCGAGGCCAGTTTAGTAGGTAACGATAAAAAAATACATAGGCAAATTAATAAAGCAAAAACGTCCTGCCCGTCTTTACCGAAACGATCGATCTCGTTGCCACACGGAGATCGTGAGTCTGAGTTTTCTAATGGAAAAGTGCCACCAAGACCACCTTTACCCAGAAGTATTTTAAGAAAAAGTAAGGTTCCTGCTAGTAAAAGATACAGCATGTTTGAAATGGGAGAtgtagaagaaatagaagatCAATCGCCTGAAGTAAATAAAAGAATGTCTTTGCAAGAACCGTATTACATGAATAATGATTTACCATTAGCGTGTCGAGGAAGAATTGTCGACTCAGAAAAGGATGTTGATGAAACAGAAGAGAGATACCATAcag AAAGAATAAATGAAGTGGCTAACACAGGGGACGTAGAGACTGAAAATTTTGAACATAATGAAGATGATGTTAGACAATTGGAAGAATTTTTGAAACGTAGTGGTTTTTCGTCACAAAGTAGTGACGGTGATACAGAAAATCCCGATGTAAAACTAAGATCATacgtacgaaaatttttatCTCTCAAAATGAATAAAGATATTACCAAAGCTACTGATATGATAGAATCACAGAAAAAGACTGTCAGTTTTGCCGTGCaccaaagaaaaaaatgtttagaCAATAAG ACTAATAATCTAAATACCGTTACAAATGAACAAAGTAAAGAACCTGCACTTGTAGAAGAAAGGAGGGATACGAGTCCTGATAGTAAATTACTGGATTTAGatgaaaaaagaa aaatgATATTGTCTGCAAACAAAGCAGTAGATCTATTGTTGAAATATTGGAATAGCGAATCAACTCATAGTAGATCGAATTACAGTGACAAAAATGAATGTGCTCAAATTTGTCTTAGTAATTTATGTCCAGCTCTATATGCTATCATGTCAGATGAATTAAAACCACATTTAAATTCTACATTCGGACCAATAACAAATAGTGTTTGGCAAGTGGTTGAAGCATCTTCTCAGCAAGGTCCTCTTACCAAAACATTGAATGAATTAGTACAAAAAATTAATGGAGAAGATGTTATTACGGAAGGAATGTTAAAGTTTCATGCATTTGTATTCGGTTTGTTAAA TTTAAGAGCTTTAGATGCATGGTTTGCATACCTATGTACCAGAGAGTCTATCCTCAGGAAACATTATAATAGTAACAGTTTATTCGTCGCAGCTTTAGCCAATTCAAATGCACGAGAAGTTGTCGATGCTCTCTTATACATTCTAAATCCCCTTGCATTTTGCCCATTTCAGCTTGATCTTCTATATCAGTATCGTCAACTTCATAATAGTTTTGGTAATTTAAATAATCATAACGTAAAT GCTGTAAACTTTAGAAATGTCGATCGGTCTCCAAAAGAACATCATTTTGATAAAACTGACACTTGTGCAATGGTTTCTAGTCCAAGAAAAATACGTCCAAGATCCTGTGTCGCCTATGGTAACTACGACGATAAATCTGGAGATATGCATAAGCCCGATATGGAAATTGTGAAGAAACGTTTGAGCAATCCTATAGGTTCAAAAGTATTTCGCGCTCTCGACAAACTGGCTTCTGAAGATTCTGAAGACTATACCGATAGTTTAGAACATTCACCGCTGAATAGAGCGTCGAACAGACATCCTGTATCTACGAAACCTCATGGTCAGGATAAAATAGATGACGATGATAACATGCCTGGTGAAGCGAAATTTAGGAAACTTCAAGAAAAGTGGGAATTGATGGTTGGAAAAGAGGAGTCAAAGAATCAACCAGCAATGTCATCACCTTTGTCACCTACGCGAACACCAACGAGTTTAGGAAAATCTAAAATTCCTAGGCTTCTTACTTCGCCGGTAAAACAATCGAACGCTATATCGGGACCTTCCAAGAACACAAAATCTCCTGTTTCGGGAATTCCATCTTTAAAGAAACCTGTCATGCTTCCGATGACGAAAACCACGCCAAAGAAACCTGTCGAGGTAAAGAGTAAAGATGTAACTAAACGTACTAGCAGAGTGGATCAGGAAGTTGTAGGGACAACACGAATTCATTTAACACGACCTAGTTCTTTACCTTACAAATCTTACGGGGTTATGTCTAAAGAGAAAAATTTAGTATCTCCACAAAGACGGGCAGCATCTACATCTTTACCACGACCAACCACCGCTACTACCACTACAAGAAATACTACAAAAAAACGGCTTAA AGAGGTTCGTACACTTACACATAGAATGCGATCTGAAAATGGGCATCTTGCATTTGGAGAAGGTGAGAAACTGAAGGTACTTTTAGAAGTAAATAGTAAATGGTTGTTATGTGCAAGAGGTGATGCAAAAGGTTTGGTTCCGCGGATGTGTGTGCACTATATTCAAACTTAG
- the LOC117601331 gene encoding uncharacterized protein LOC117601331 isoform X7, with amino-acid sequence MGADKGAAVMEDPQTPGSDCNSNPATDSIQHDLISSEFVQDNVEYQWFIDYGYRDGGLHVHPSVLSSLSASYTREDLGYYDDLARNLDANLAEIDMESFRTADIHTLLTALPVMCTDPVQHSEFNYQRERYASISGSVMEKLDIGSSISPHTSSQGEDSACSTTDTISICKSSLLFSPLKETPVLPPGGSYSVDSLDCEDMLLTCQTNNKDNYTIAFEGSITMYSDGSQDFENQEKQKTYETGEPYYNRNTDLKNVLDVSMACSDSKIYTTWSNLKHSSMNKIMTRHPSGNNNTIPEFLHGVENIISGTTKRSQSLPDLTQATQLQHINMPLNFSVDSAESNNHAQQLHSSGSVMSRSINEESSDNGEHNATGKKLQNLSLVKLFMKQKSMSAEGMSLTLDQSDSVSDNGWPTSNSASDSGTNTNTQIQRQDVKDTTKRQVPESDFSINWVKGDLYNNQELENQKDNLNNIPKHSSMISEQKDEMSSASVEELSESMSKSDLTHDNDNDQNDFDVACEHQQKTAWIKSVEKKYPICKTTGIQAIAETGDNAVQTSLIYTPPTTEKENPSLRETIVNKKPVYVVYPNYALPDLSFLNIKDSKLDNVALKPQGFGKNKVSWKHTGRSGRPFSCNDIDALRQRGFSHVKDWESLTFLLPTEYKKILHDVPEVSRYININEEVKKPLFCLSPPMRHKARPISEIIPNNSSSTSSTATQPSSGYRGSSTILTDSSTNQQTLNNATNPLYLYRYDSISSEASLVGNDKKIHRQINKAKTSCPSLPKRSISLPHGDRESEFSNGKVPPRPPLPRSILRKSKVPASKRYSMFEMGDVEEIEDQSPEVNKRMSLQEPYYMNNDLPLACRGRIVDSEKDVDETEERYHTERINEVANTGDVETENFEHNEDDVRQLEEFLKRSGFSSQSSDGDTENPDVKLRSYVRKFLSLKMNKDITKATDMIESQKKTVSFAVHQRKKCLDNKTNNLNTVTNEQSKEPALVEERRDTSPDSKLLDLDEKRKMILSANKAVDLLLKYWNSESTHSRSNYSDKNECAQICLSNLCPALYAIMSDELKPHLNSTFGPITNSVWQVVEASSQQGPLTKTLNELVQKINGEDVITEGMLKFHAFVFGLLNLRALDAWFAYLCTRESILRKHYNSNSLFVAALANSNAREVVDALLYILNPLAFCPFQLDLLYQYRQLHNSFGNLNNHNVNAVNFRNVDRSPKEHHFDKTDTCAMVSSPRKIRPRSCVAYGNYDDKSGDMHKPDMEIVKKRLSNPIGSKVFRALDKLASEDSEDYTDSLEHSPLNRASNRHPVSTKPHGQDKIDDDDNMPGEAKFRKLQEKWELMVGKEESKNQPAMSSPLSPTRTPTSLGKSKIPRLLTSPVKQSNAISGPSKNTKSPVSGIPSLKKPVMLPMTKTTPKKPVEVKSKDVTKRTSRVDQEVVGTTRIHLTRPSSLPYKSYGVMSKEKNLVSPQRRAASTSLPRPTTATTTTRNTTKKRLKEVRTLTHRMRSENGHLAFGEGEKLKVLLEVNSKWLLCARGDAKGLVPRMCVHYIQT; translated from the exons TCAGCATTCAGAG TTTAACTATCAAAGGGAACGATATGCCAGTATATCTGGATCTGTCATGGAAAAACTTGACATCGGTTCATCTATCAGCCCTCATACCAGCAGCCAG GGAGAAGATTCAGCCTGTTCAACAACAGATACAATTTCTATATGCAAATCATCATTGCTTTTTTCCCCTCTGAAAGAGACACCCGTACTACCACCGGGAGGTAGTTACAGTGTTGACTCTCTGGACTGCGAGGACATGCTGCTCACGTGTCAAACAAACAATAAAGACAATTATACTATTGCTTTTGAGGGTAGTATCACCATGTATTCAGATGGTTCTCAAGATTTTGAAAATCAAG aaaagcaaaagacTTATGAAACAGGAGAACCATATTATAATCGGAATACCGATCTGAAAAATGTGTTGGACGTATCAATGGCATGTTCTGATTCTAAAATATATACAACATGGAGCAATTTGAAACATTCTTCTATGAACAAAATCATGACTCGTCATCCTTCAGGCAATAATAATACAATTCCAGAATTTTTGCACGgcgttgaaaatataatatctgGAACAACTAAAAGGAGTCAGAGTCTGCCTGATCTAACACAGGCTACGCAATTACAACACATTAATATGCCTCTCAATTTTTCT GTTGATTCTGCAGAATCAAATAATCATGCACAACAATTACATAGTTCGGGATCTGTAATGAGTCGGTCTATAAACGAAGAAAGTTCAGACAATGGGGAACATAATGCAACAGGAAAGAAATTACAGAATTTAAGTCTCgtcaaattatttatgaaacaaaaGAGTATGAGCGCCGAAGGAATGAGTCTTACATTGGATCAGTCAGACTCTGTTAGTGATAATGGATGGCCTACGAGCAACAGTGCTAGCGATAGTGGTACTAATACAAATACACAAATACAACGGCAAGATGTAAAGGATACGACTAAACGTCAAGTTCCAGAAAGcgatttttctattaattggGTTAAAGGTGATCTTTATAATAATCAAGAATTAGAGAATCAAAAGgataatttaaataacattcCAAAACACTCGTCAATGATAAGCGAGCAAAAGGATGAGATGTCATCAGCGTCTGTGGAAGAATTATCAGAAAGTATGTCTAAATCGGATTTAACGCACGATAACGATAATGATCAAAACGACTTCGATGTTGCTTGTGAACATCAGCAAAAAACAGCGTGGATTAAATCTGTGGAGAAAAAGTATCCGATTTGTAAAACAACTGGGATTCAAGCAATAGCTGAAACGGGCGATAATGCTGTTCAAACATCTTTAATATATACACCGCCTAcgacagaaaaagaaaatccttcTTTAAGAGAAACGATCGTTAACAAAAAGCCGGTTTATGTTGTATATCCGAATTACGCATTGCCCGATTTATCGTTTCTCAATATTAAAGATTCAAAGTTGGACAACGTTGCGTTAAAACCGCAGGGCTTTGGAAAGAACAAAGTCAGTTGGAAACATACTGGTAGATCTGGTAGACCGTTCTCCTGCAATGACATAGACGCGTTACGTCAACGTGGATTTTCACACGTTAAAGACTGGGAGTCATTGACATTCCTTTTGCCTACCGAGTACAAGAAAATTTTGCACGATGTACCAGAAGTTTCAAGGTACATCAATATTAACGAAGAGGTTAAAAAGCCTCTTTTCTGTTTATCACCTCCGATGCGTCACAAAGCTCGACCTATAAGTGAAATAATACCAAATAATTCATCTTCTACTAGTAGCACCGCAACGCAGCCATCGTCTGGATATCGTGGATCGTCTACAATATTAACTGATTCTTCAACAAATCAACAAACATTAAATAACGCAACTAATCCACTATATCTTTACCGTTATGATAGTATTAGCTCCGAGGCCAGTTTAGTAGGTAACGATAAAAAAATACATAGGCAAATTAATAAAGCAAAAACGTCCTGCCCGTCTTTACCGAAACGATCGATCTCGTTGCCACACGGAGATCGTGAGTCTGAGTTTTCTAATGGAAAAGTGCCACCAAGACCACCTTTACCCAGAAGTATTTTAAGAAAAAGTAAGGTTCCTGCTAGTAAAAGATACAGCATGTTTGAAATGGGAGAtgtagaagaaatagaagatCAATCGCCTGAAGTAAATAAAAGAATGTCTTTGCAAGAACCGTATTACATGAATAATGATTTACCATTAGCGTGTCGAGGAAGAATTGTCGACTCAGAAAAGGATGTTGATGAAACAGAAGAGAGATACCATAcag AAAGAATAAATGAAGTGGCTAACACAGGGGACGTAGAGACTGAAAATTTTGAACATAATGAAGATGATGTTAGACAATTGGAAGAATTTTTGAAACGTAGTGGTTTTTCGTCACAAAGTAGTGACGGTGATACAGAAAATCCCGATGTAAAACTAAGATCATacgtacgaaaatttttatCTCTCAAAATGAATAAAGATATTACCAAAGCTACTGATATGATAGAATCACAGAAAAAGACTGTCAGTTTTGCCGTGCaccaaagaaaaaaatgtttagaCAATAAG ACTAATAATCTAAATACCGTTACAAATGAACAAAGTAAAGAACCTGCACTTGTAGAAGAAAGGAGGGATACGAGTCCTGATAGTAAATTACTGGATTTAGatgaaaaaagaa aaatgATATTGTCTGCAAACAAAGCAGTAGATCTATTGTTGAAATATTGGAATAGCGAATCAACTCATAGTAGATCGAATTACAGTGACAAAAATGAATGTGCTCAAATTTGTCTTAGTAATTTATGTCCAGCTCTATATGCTATCATGTCAGATGAATTAAAACCACATTTAAATTCTACATTCGGACCAATAACAAATAGTGTTTGGCAAGTGGTTGAAGCATCTTCTCAGCAAGGTCCTCTTACCAAAACATTGAATGAATTAGTACAAAAAATTAATGGAGAAGATGTTATTACGGAAGGAATGTTAAAGTTTCATGCATTTGTATTCGGTTTGTTAAA TTTAAGAGCTTTAGATGCATGGTTTGCATACCTATGTACCAGAGAGTCTATCCTCAGGAAACATTATAATAGTAACAGTTTATTCGTCGCAGCTTTAGCCAATTCAAATGCACGAGAAGTTGTCGATGCTCTCTTATACATTCTAAATCCCCTTGCATTTTGCCCATTTCAGCTTGATCTTCTATATCAGTATCGTCAACTTCATAATAGTTTTGGTAATTTAAATAATCATAACGTAAAT GCTGTAAACTTTAGAAATGTCGATCGGTCTCCAAAAGAACATCATTTTGATAAAACTGACACTTGTGCAATGGTTTCTAGTCCAAGAAAAATACGTCCAAGATCCTGTGTCGCCTATGGTAACTACGACGATAAATCTGGAGATATGCATAAGCCCGATATGGAAATTGTGAAGAAACGTTTGAGCAATCCTATAGGTTCAAAAGTATTTCGCGCTCTCGACAAACTGGCTTCTGAAGATTCTGAAGACTATACCGATAGTTTAGAACATTCACCGCTGAATAGAGCGTCGAACAGACATCCTGTATCTACGAAACCTCATGGTCAGGATAAAATAGATGACGATGATAACATGCCTGGTGAAGCGAAATTTAGGAAACTTCAAGAAAAGTGGGAATTGATGGTTGGAAAAGAGGAGTCAAAGAATCAACCAGCAATGTCATCACCTTTGTCACCTACGCGAACACCAACGAGTTTAGGAAAATCTAAAATTCCTAGGCTTCTTACTTCGCCGGTAAAACAATCGAACGCTATATCGGGACCTTCCAAGAACACAAAATCTCCTGTTTCGGGAATTCCATCTTTAAAGAAACCTGTCATGCTTCCGATGACGAAAACCACGCCAAAGAAACCTGTCGAGGTAAAGAGTAAAGATGTAACTAAACGTACTAGCAGAGTGGATCAGGAAGTTGTAGGGACAACACGAATTCATTTAACACGACCTAGTTCTTTACCTTACAAATCTTACGGGGTTATGTCTAAAGAGAAAAATTTAGTATCTCCACAAAGACGGGCAGCATCTACATCTTTACCACGACCAACCACCGCTACTACCACTACAAGAAATACTACAAAAAAACGGCTTAA AGAGGTTCGTACACTTACACATAGAATGCGATCTGAAAATGGGCATCTTGCATTTGGAGAAGGTGAGAAACTGAAGGTACTTTTAGAAGTAAATAGTAAATGGTTGTTATGTGCAAGAGGTGATGCAAAAGGTTTGGTTCCGCGGATGTGTGTGCACTATATTCAAACTTAG